In Nymphaea colorata isolate Beijing-Zhang1983 chromosome 3, ASM883128v2, whole genome shotgun sequence, a genomic segment contains:
- the LOC116250474 gene encoding serine/threonine-protein kinase AFC2 isoform X3 codes for MGEGTFGQVLECWDRETKEMVAIKIVRGIKKYREAAMIEIDVLQQLAKHDIGGSRCVQIRNWFDYRNHICIVFEKLGPSLYDFLRKNNYRSFPIDLVRELGRRLLECVAFMHDLRLIHTDLKPENILFISSDYVKVPDYKGSSRSPKDGSYFKRLPKSSAIKVIDFGSTTYDSQDHNYVVSTRHYRAPEVILGLGWSYPCDIWSVGCILVELCSGEALFQTHENLEHLAMMERVLGAIPQHILKRVDRHAEKYVRRGTRLDWPEGATSRESIKAVSKLPRLQNLVMLHVDHSAGDLIDLLQGLLRYDPSERLTAREALRHPFFSREHRRL; via the exons ATGGGTGAAG GCACGTTTGGTCAAGTTTTGGAATGTTGGGacagagaaacaaaagaaatggtGGCTATTAAGATTGTCCGTGGTATTAAGAAGTACAGAGAGGCTGCAATGATTGAGATAGATGTGCTGCAGCAGCTTGCCAAGCATGATATTGGTGGCAGCCG TTGTGTACAAATACGGAACTGGTTTGACTATCGTAACCATATCTGTATT GTGTTTGAGAAGCTTGGGCCAAGCTTATATGATTTTCTACGGAAAAACAATTACCGCTCCTTTCCCATTGACCTAGTTCGCGAGCTTGGCAGACGACTGTTGGAATGTGTAGCAT TTATGCATGATTTACGCCTTATCCACACTGACCTGAAGCCTgaaaatattcttttcatttcctctgATTATGTCAAAGTCCCAGACTACAAG GGCTCTTCTCGATCGCCCAAGGACGGTTCATACTTCAAGCGACTGCCTAAATCCAGCGCAATAAAGGTCATTGACTTCGGCAGCACGACTTATGATAGCCAAGACCATAACTACGTCGTCTCAACCAGGCACTATCGGGCACCAGAGGTCATTCTTG gtTTGGGCTGGAGCTATCCATGTGACATTTGGAGCGTTGGGTGCATCCTAGTGGAGCTATGCTCG GGCGAAGCCTTGTTTCAGACGCACGAGAATCTGGAGCATTTGGCTATGATGGAACGGGTGTTGGGTGCAATTCCGCAACATATTCTTAAGAGAGTGGA TCGTCACGCTGAAAAATATGTGAGGCGGGGCACGAGGTTGGATTGGCCCGAAGGGGCAACTTCGAGGGAAAGCATAAAGGCTGTCTCAAAGTTGCCTCGTCTCCAG AATCTCGTGATGCTGCACGTGGACCATTCGGCTGGAGATCTGATCGACCTCTTGCAAGGACTTCTCAGGTACGACCCTTCAGAGCGTCTAACGGCCAGGGAAGCCCTCAGGCATCCTTTCTTCAGCAGGGAACACAGAAGGCTATAA
- the LOC116250066 gene encoding protein-tyrosine-phosphatase MKP1-like isoform X1 gives MIEGDAEASSRREGSSSVPQRKTFWRSVSWSSRSPSSSSATGDGEGLPSNSAFAGEMGKSPFSSGLPAPLTPRSQHSSKARSALPPLQPLSISRRSVDEWPKAGSDDLGEWPHPPTPGASLRSYNMAGLNIDLNSGGLGSGKKEFLLKKDKIAFFDKECSRIAEHIYLGSDAVAKNREILRQNGITHVLNCVGFVCPEYFKKDLVYKTLWLQDSPSEDITSILYDVFDYFEDVKQQGGRVLVHCCQGVSRSTSLVIAYLMWKDGRSFDEAFEYVKSARPTANPNVGFTCQLLQCQKRVHAAPLSPSSVLRMYRMAPHSPYDPLHLVPKSLNRPGALALDSRGAFVVHVPSAIYVWIGKECHPVMAKDAKAVACQVVRYERAQGSVVMVEEGREMQEFWDALCSAPLSVDDTDSTKKEGRAGDAVESKRTAKDQVALAIKLGTGNKKVQAYDVDYEIFQKALSGGVVPPVGSDTKLPERENGWSALRQKFSNGSGKDLVLTSRMKDSDAPPAESPLVRDSDSCQDSFAVDASDPSWVLPSPTLSPASVFSDSNTSLNSSTLSPSPSPSFSPSISDFGSSSTPSPVASTWSDFTFMSSRSPSPTAPFDKPFPFINRLEPAPKAVPGPNEGQPLSLAERRGSMSPSLKLPSLVHHHPHISLMRSRSISLPVSDEKKLSGSSDSMLISEGPESSSKKDHPLDATEMGSVTEVNVMLESCNDSLLARDFHLKLSTLDGSTYSRSSNMTDALLERQDSQVSGLPKKLTSNDSKSSIFRWPDLRRAEVHGTCIPDSNSVFLSPVPALGEEHIKVLYVWVGKNTELDRFRKMNNNDNTSPKEFDWERFSSELLKQMELPSLIHLQIVEEENEPEEFLDHLKSISSSHIEDSC, from the exons ATGATCGAGGGAGATGCAGAGGCGAGCTCCCGGAGGGAAGGTTCTTCCTCCGTTCCTCAGAGGAAAACTTTCTGGAGATCAGTTTCATGGTCTTCGCGCTCTCCGTCTTCCAGCTCTGCTACTGGCGACGGTGAAGGTTTGCCATCGAATTCTGCTTTCGCCGGCGAGATGGGCAAGTCTCCCTTCTCCAGCGGGCTCCCTGCTCCACTTACCCCTCGCTCCCAGCACAGCTCCAAGGCGAGGTCTGCGCTGCCCCCTCTGCAACCACTTTCCATCTCCCGCAGGAGTGTGGACGAATGGCCGAAGGCGGGGTCCGACGATTTAGGCGAGTGGCCTCATCCGCCGACGCCTGGCGCGAGTCTTCGGTCCTATAACATGGCTGGCCTGAATATCGACCTTAATTCTGGTGGCCTTGGCTCAGGGAAGAAAGAGTTTCTGCTTAAGAAGGACAAGATCGCCTTCTTTGACAAGGAGTGCAGTCGGATCGCGGAGCATATCTACTTGGGCAGCGACGCCGTTGCCAAAAATAGGGAAATTCTGAGGCAGAATGGCATCACCCACGTTCTGAACTGCGTTGGATTCGTCTGCCCAGAGTATTTCAAGAAGGATCTCGTCTACAAGACTCTGTGGTTGCAGGATAGTCCTTCCGAGGATATCACCAGCATCCTCTATGATGTCTTTGATTATTTCGAAGACGTAAAGCAGCAGGGTGGAAGAGTTCTAGTCCATTGCTGCCAGGGAGTTTCGCGTTCGACCTCGCTGGTGATTGCCTACCTCATGTGGAAAGACGGGCGGAGCTTTGATGAAGCATTTGAGTATGTGAAATCTGCCCGGCCGACGGCGAATCCAAACGTCGGATTCACTTGCCAGTTGCTGCAATGCCAGAAGAGAGTGCATGCTGCCCCACTTAGTCCGAGCTCAGTGCTCAGAATGTACAGAATGGCTCCTCACTCACCCTACGATCCACTTCATCTGGTGCCCAAGTCTTTGAATCGGCCTGGTGCCCTAGCCCTGGACTCCAGAGGGGCATTTGTTGTTCATGTTCCTTCTGCAATTTATGTGTGGATTGGAAAAGAATGCCATCCTGTAATGGCGAAGGATGCCAAAGCGGTAGCATGTCAAGTCGTTCGTTATGAGCGAGCTCAAGGTTCGGTGGTTATGGTGGAAGAAGGTCGAGAGATGCAAGAATTCTGGGATGCCTTATGCAGTGCTCCTCTATCCGTTGATGATACTGATAGTACAAAAAAGGAAGGACGTGCAGGTGATGCAGTTGAGTCTAAGAGAACTGCAAAGGATCAGGTGGCTCTAGCAATTAAGCTTGGGACCGGTAACAAGAAGGTTCAAGCATATGATGTCGACTACGAGATCTTTCAGAAGGCGCTTTCAGGTGGTGTTGTTCCACCGGTTGGATCTGATACTAAACTTCCTGAAAGGGAAAATGGATGGAGTGCACTTCGGCAGAAGTTCAGCAATGGCAGTGGGAAAGATCTGGTACTTACATCCAGGATGAAGGATAGTGATGCCCCTCCTGCTGAGAGTCCACTGGTTAGAGATTCGGATTCATGCCAGGATAGTTTTGCTGTTGATGCATCTGATCCTTCTTGGGTTCTGCCTTCTCCTACATTGTCACCTGCATCAGTCTTTTCTGATTCAAATACTAGCTTGAATTCCAGCACTTTGTCACCTTCACCTTCACCATCATTTTCACCGTCCATATCAGACTTTGGCAGTTCATCCACGCCTTCTCCTGTTGCATCCACGTGGTCTGATTTCACGTTCATGTCTTCTAGATCACCATCTCCAACTGCACCATTTGATAAGCCATTTCCATTTATAAACCGCTTGGAGCCTGCACCAAAAGCGGTTCCTGGCCCAAATGAAGGACAACCTCTATCTCTAGCCGAGCGCAGAGGAAGTATGTCACCATCTTTGAAGTTGCCCTCATTGGTTCATCATCATCCCCATATTTCTTTAATGAGGTCACGGTCCATTTCTCTACCAGTTTCAGATGAAAAGAAATTAAGTGGAAGCAGTGACAGCATGCTTATATCTGAAGGTCCGGAGAGCTCAAGCAAAAAGGACCATCCATTGGATGCCACAGAAATGGGCAGTGTAACGGAAGTTAATGTTATGCTTGAGAGTTGCAATGACAGCTTGCTCGCGAGAGACTTTCATCTGAAATTGAGTACTTTAGATGGTAGTACTTATTCTAGAAGTTCTAATATGACTGATGCATTACTTGAACGCCAAGACTCTCAAGTTTCTGGTCTCCCGAAAAAACTGACATCTAATGACTCTAAATCATCCATATTCCGGTGGCCTGATCTGCGAAGAGCTGAGGTGCATGGAACTTGCATTCCAGACTCCAATTCAGTTTTTCTTTCGCCAGTGCCAGCCTTAGGAGAGGAGCATATTAAGGTTTTATATGTCTGGGTTGGCAAAAATACTGAGCTTGATAGGTTTCGTAAAATGAACAACAATGATAACACAAGTCCTAAAGAGTTCGACTGGGAGAGATTTAGTAGTGAACTTCTCAAGCAAATGGAACTGCCAAGTCTCATCCATTTACAG ATAGTCGAAGAGGAAAACGAACCAGAGGAATTCCTAGACCATCTTAAGTCTATCTCATCATCCCACATTGAGGATAGCTGCTGA
- the LOC116250474 gene encoding serine/threonine-protein kinase AFC2 isoform X1, producing MEMECLTEFPHTHMDRRPRKRPRLGWDVPQVPKVDLNPLFPAQPGMYCGQEVGHGTSLSSSRAPSDHTYSSMYLKGVARNGSPPWRDDDKDGHYMFALGENLTSRYRIHSKMGEGTFGQVLECWDRETKEMVAIKIVRGIKKYREAAMIEIDVLQQLAKHDIGGSRCVQIRNWFDYRNHICIVFEKLGPSLYDFLRKNNYRSFPIDLVRELGRRLLECVAFMHDLRLIHTDLKPENILFISSDYVKVPDYKGSSRSPKDGSYFKRLPKSSAIKVIDFGSTTYDSQDHNYVVSTRHYRAPEVILGLGWSYPCDIWSVGCILVELCSGEALFQTHENLEHLAMMERVLGAIPQHILKRVDRHAEKYVRRGTRLDWPEGATSRESIKAVSKLPRLQNLVMLHVDHSAGDLIDLLQGLLRYDPSERLTAREALRHPFFSREHRRL from the exons ATGGAGATGGAGTGCCTCACGGAGTTTCCTCACACGCACATGGATAGGCGCCCGAGAAAGAGGCCAAGATTGGGATGGGATGTCCCTCAGGTTCCTAAG GTGGATTTAAATCCTCTTTTTCCT GCTCAGCCAGGAATGTATTGTGGGCAAGAAGTTGGGCATGGAACAAGCTTATCATCGTCAAGGGCACCCTCAGATCATACTTATTCATCTATGTATCTCAAGGGCGTAGCTCGAAATGGTTCCCCCCCTTGGCGAGATGATGACAAGGATGGGCATTACATGTTTGCGCTTGGGGAGAATTTAACTTCTCGCT ATAGGATTCACAGCAAGATGGGTGAAG GCACGTTTGGTCAAGTTTTGGAATGTTGGGacagagaaacaaaagaaatggtGGCTATTAAGATTGTCCGTGGTATTAAGAAGTACAGAGAGGCTGCAATGATTGAGATAGATGTGCTGCAGCAGCTTGCCAAGCATGATATTGGTGGCAGCCG TTGTGTACAAATACGGAACTGGTTTGACTATCGTAACCATATCTGTATT GTGTTTGAGAAGCTTGGGCCAAGCTTATATGATTTTCTACGGAAAAACAATTACCGCTCCTTTCCCATTGACCTAGTTCGCGAGCTTGGCAGACGACTGTTGGAATGTGTAGCAT TTATGCATGATTTACGCCTTATCCACACTGACCTGAAGCCTgaaaatattcttttcatttcctctgATTATGTCAAAGTCCCAGACTACAAG GGCTCTTCTCGATCGCCCAAGGACGGTTCATACTTCAAGCGACTGCCTAAATCCAGCGCAATAAAGGTCATTGACTTCGGCAGCACGACTTATGATAGCCAAGACCATAACTACGTCGTCTCAACCAGGCACTATCGGGCACCAGAGGTCATTCTTG gtTTGGGCTGGAGCTATCCATGTGACATTTGGAGCGTTGGGTGCATCCTAGTGGAGCTATGCTCG GGCGAAGCCTTGTTTCAGACGCACGAGAATCTGGAGCATTTGGCTATGATGGAACGGGTGTTGGGTGCAATTCCGCAACATATTCTTAAGAGAGTGGA TCGTCACGCTGAAAAATATGTGAGGCGGGGCACGAGGTTGGATTGGCCCGAAGGGGCAACTTCGAGGGAAAGCATAAAGGCTGTCTCAAAGTTGCCTCGTCTCCAG AATCTCGTGATGCTGCACGTGGACCATTCGGCTGGAGATCTGATCGACCTCTTGCAAGGACTTCTCAGGTACGACCCTTCAGAGCGTCTAACGGCCAGGGAAGCCCTCAGGCATCCTTTCTTCAGCAGGGAACACAGAAGGCTATAA
- the LOC116250066 gene encoding protein-tyrosine-phosphatase MKP1-like isoform X2, giving the protein MIEGDAEASSRREGSSSVPQRKTFWRSVSWSSRSPSSSSATGDGEGLPSNSAFAGEMGKSPFSSGLPAPLTPRSQHSSKARSALPPLQPLSISRRSVDEWPKAGSDDLGEWPHPPTPGASLRSYNMAGLNIDLNSGGLGSGKKEFLLKKDKIAFFDKECSRIAEHIYLGSDAVAKNREILRQNGITHVLNCVGFVCPEYFKKDLVYKTLWLQDSPSEDITSILYDVFDYFEDVKQQGGRVLVHCCQGVSRSTSLVIAYLMWKDGRSFDEAFEYVKSARPTANPNVGFTCQLLQCQKRVHAAPLSPSSVLRMYRMAPHSPYDPLHLVPKSLNRPGALALDSRGAFVVHVPSAIYVWIGKECHPVMAKDAKAVACQVVRYERAQGSVVMVEEGREMQEFWDALCSAPLSVDDTDSTKKEGRAGDAVESKRTAKDQVALAIKLGTGNKKVQAYDVDYEIFQKALSGGVVPPVGSDTKLPERENGWSALRQKFSNGSGKDLVLTSRMKDSDAPPAESPLVRDSDSCQDSFAVDASDPSWVLPSPTLSPASVFSDSNTSLNSSTLSPSPSPSFSPSISDFGSSSTPSPVASTWSDFTFMSSRSPSPTAPFDKPFPFINRLEPAPKAVPGPNEGQPLSLAERRGSMSPSLKLPSLVHHHPHISLMRSRSISLPVSDEKKLSGSSDSMLISEGPESSSKKDHPLDATEMGSVTEVNVMLESCNDSLLARDFHLKLSTLDGSTYSRSSNMTDALLERQDSQVSGLPKKLTSNDSKSSIFRWPDLRRAEVHGTCIPDSNSVFLSPVPALGEEHIKVLYVWVGKNTELDRFRKMNNNDNTSPKEFDWERFSSELLKQMELPSLIHLQAL; this is encoded by the exons ATGATCGAGGGAGATGCAGAGGCGAGCTCCCGGAGGGAAGGTTCTTCCTCCGTTCCTCAGAGGAAAACTTTCTGGAGATCAGTTTCATGGTCTTCGCGCTCTCCGTCTTCCAGCTCTGCTACTGGCGACGGTGAAGGTTTGCCATCGAATTCTGCTTTCGCCGGCGAGATGGGCAAGTCTCCCTTCTCCAGCGGGCTCCCTGCTCCACTTACCCCTCGCTCCCAGCACAGCTCCAAGGCGAGGTCTGCGCTGCCCCCTCTGCAACCACTTTCCATCTCCCGCAGGAGTGTGGACGAATGGCCGAAGGCGGGGTCCGACGATTTAGGCGAGTGGCCTCATCCGCCGACGCCTGGCGCGAGTCTTCGGTCCTATAACATGGCTGGCCTGAATATCGACCTTAATTCTGGTGGCCTTGGCTCAGGGAAGAAAGAGTTTCTGCTTAAGAAGGACAAGATCGCCTTCTTTGACAAGGAGTGCAGTCGGATCGCGGAGCATATCTACTTGGGCAGCGACGCCGTTGCCAAAAATAGGGAAATTCTGAGGCAGAATGGCATCACCCACGTTCTGAACTGCGTTGGATTCGTCTGCCCAGAGTATTTCAAGAAGGATCTCGTCTACAAGACTCTGTGGTTGCAGGATAGTCCTTCCGAGGATATCACCAGCATCCTCTATGATGTCTTTGATTATTTCGAAGACGTAAAGCAGCAGGGTGGAAGAGTTCTAGTCCATTGCTGCCAGGGAGTTTCGCGTTCGACCTCGCTGGTGATTGCCTACCTCATGTGGAAAGACGGGCGGAGCTTTGATGAAGCATTTGAGTATGTGAAATCTGCCCGGCCGACGGCGAATCCAAACGTCGGATTCACTTGCCAGTTGCTGCAATGCCAGAAGAGAGTGCATGCTGCCCCACTTAGTCCGAGCTCAGTGCTCAGAATGTACAGAATGGCTCCTCACTCACCCTACGATCCACTTCATCTGGTGCCCAAGTCTTTGAATCGGCCTGGTGCCCTAGCCCTGGACTCCAGAGGGGCATTTGTTGTTCATGTTCCTTCTGCAATTTATGTGTGGATTGGAAAAGAATGCCATCCTGTAATGGCGAAGGATGCCAAAGCGGTAGCATGTCAAGTCGTTCGTTATGAGCGAGCTCAAGGTTCGGTGGTTATGGTGGAAGAAGGTCGAGAGATGCAAGAATTCTGGGATGCCTTATGCAGTGCTCCTCTATCCGTTGATGATACTGATAGTACAAAAAAGGAAGGACGTGCAGGTGATGCAGTTGAGTCTAAGAGAACTGCAAAGGATCAGGTGGCTCTAGCAATTAAGCTTGGGACCGGTAACAAGAAGGTTCAAGCATATGATGTCGACTACGAGATCTTTCAGAAGGCGCTTTCAGGTGGTGTTGTTCCACCGGTTGGATCTGATACTAAACTTCCTGAAAGGGAAAATGGATGGAGTGCACTTCGGCAGAAGTTCAGCAATGGCAGTGGGAAAGATCTGGTACTTACATCCAGGATGAAGGATAGTGATGCCCCTCCTGCTGAGAGTCCACTGGTTAGAGATTCGGATTCATGCCAGGATAGTTTTGCTGTTGATGCATCTGATCCTTCTTGGGTTCTGCCTTCTCCTACATTGTCACCTGCATCAGTCTTTTCTGATTCAAATACTAGCTTGAATTCCAGCACTTTGTCACCTTCACCTTCACCATCATTTTCACCGTCCATATCAGACTTTGGCAGTTCATCCACGCCTTCTCCTGTTGCATCCACGTGGTCTGATTTCACGTTCATGTCTTCTAGATCACCATCTCCAACTGCACCATTTGATAAGCCATTTCCATTTATAAACCGCTTGGAGCCTGCACCAAAAGCGGTTCCTGGCCCAAATGAAGGACAACCTCTATCTCTAGCCGAGCGCAGAGGAAGTATGTCACCATCTTTGAAGTTGCCCTCATTGGTTCATCATCATCCCCATATTTCTTTAATGAGGTCACGGTCCATTTCTCTACCAGTTTCAGATGAAAAGAAATTAAGTGGAAGCAGTGACAGCATGCTTATATCTGAAGGTCCGGAGAGCTCAAGCAAAAAGGACCATCCATTGGATGCCACAGAAATGGGCAGTGTAACGGAAGTTAATGTTATGCTTGAGAGTTGCAATGACAGCTTGCTCGCGAGAGACTTTCATCTGAAATTGAGTACTTTAGATGGTAGTACTTATTCTAGAAGTTCTAATATGACTGATGCATTACTTGAACGCCAAGACTCTCAAGTTTCTGGTCTCCCGAAAAAACTGACATCTAATGACTCTAAATCATCCATATTCCGGTGGCCTGATCTGCGAAGAGCTGAGGTGCATGGAACTTGCATTCCAGACTCCAATTCAGTTTTTCTTTCGCCAGTGCCAGCCTTAGGAGAGGAGCATATTAAGGTTTTATATGTCTGGGTTGGCAAAAATACTGAGCTTGATAGGTTTCGTAAAATGAACAACAATGATAACACAAGTCCTAAAGAGTTCGACTGGGAGAGATTTAGTAGTGAACTTCTCAAGCAAATGGAACTGCCAAGTCTCATCCATTTACAG GCACTTTAA
- the LOC116250474 gene encoding serine/threonine-protein kinase AFC1 isoform X4 — protein MCCSSLPSMILVAAVMHDLRLIHTDLKPENILFISSDYVKVPDYKGSSRSPKDGSYFKRLPKSSAIKVIDFGSTTYDSQDHNYVVSTRHYRAPEVILGLGWSYPCDIWSVGCILVELCSGEALFQTHENLEHLAMMERVLGAIPQHILKRVDRHAEKYVRRGTRLDWPEGATSRESIKAVSKLPRLQNLVMLHVDHSAGDLIDLLQGLLRYDPSERLTAREALRHPFFSREHRRL, from the exons ATGTGCTGCAGCAGCTTGCCAAGCATGATATTGGTGGCAGCCG TTATGCATGATTTACGCCTTATCCACACTGACCTGAAGCCTgaaaatattcttttcatttcctctgATTATGTCAAAGTCCCAGACTACAAG GGCTCTTCTCGATCGCCCAAGGACGGTTCATACTTCAAGCGACTGCCTAAATCCAGCGCAATAAAGGTCATTGACTTCGGCAGCACGACTTATGATAGCCAAGACCATAACTACGTCGTCTCAACCAGGCACTATCGGGCACCAGAGGTCATTCTTG gtTTGGGCTGGAGCTATCCATGTGACATTTGGAGCGTTGGGTGCATCCTAGTGGAGCTATGCTCG GGCGAAGCCTTGTTTCAGACGCACGAGAATCTGGAGCATTTGGCTATGATGGAACGGGTGTTGGGTGCAATTCCGCAACATATTCTTAAGAGAGTGGA TCGTCACGCTGAAAAATATGTGAGGCGGGGCACGAGGTTGGATTGGCCCGAAGGGGCAACTTCGAGGGAAAGCATAAAGGCTGTCTCAAAGTTGCCTCGTCTCCAG AATCTCGTGATGCTGCACGTGGACCATTCGGCTGGAGATCTGATCGACCTCTTGCAAGGACTTCTCAGGTACGACCCTTCAGAGCGTCTAACGGCCAGGGAAGCCCTCAGGCATCCTTTCTTCAGCAGGGAACACAGAAGGCTATAA
- the LOC116250474 gene encoding serine/threonine-protein kinase AFC2 isoform X2 — protein MEMECLTEFPHTHMDRRPRKRPRLGWDVPQVPKAQPGMYCGQEVGHGTSLSSSRAPSDHTYSSMYLKGVARNGSPPWRDDDKDGHYMFALGENLTSRYRIHSKMGEGTFGQVLECWDRETKEMVAIKIVRGIKKYREAAMIEIDVLQQLAKHDIGGSRCVQIRNWFDYRNHICIVFEKLGPSLYDFLRKNNYRSFPIDLVRELGRRLLECVAFMHDLRLIHTDLKPENILFISSDYVKVPDYKGSSRSPKDGSYFKRLPKSSAIKVIDFGSTTYDSQDHNYVVSTRHYRAPEVILGLGWSYPCDIWSVGCILVELCSGEALFQTHENLEHLAMMERVLGAIPQHILKRVDRHAEKYVRRGTRLDWPEGATSRESIKAVSKLPRLQNLVMLHVDHSAGDLIDLLQGLLRYDPSERLTAREALRHPFFSREHRRL, from the exons ATGGAGATGGAGTGCCTCACGGAGTTTCCTCACACGCACATGGATAGGCGCCCGAGAAAGAGGCCAAGATTGGGATGGGATGTCCCTCAGGTTCCTAAG GCTCAGCCAGGAATGTATTGTGGGCAAGAAGTTGGGCATGGAACAAGCTTATCATCGTCAAGGGCACCCTCAGATCATACTTATTCATCTATGTATCTCAAGGGCGTAGCTCGAAATGGTTCCCCCCCTTGGCGAGATGATGACAAGGATGGGCATTACATGTTTGCGCTTGGGGAGAATTTAACTTCTCGCT ATAGGATTCACAGCAAGATGGGTGAAG GCACGTTTGGTCAAGTTTTGGAATGTTGGGacagagaaacaaaagaaatggtGGCTATTAAGATTGTCCGTGGTATTAAGAAGTACAGAGAGGCTGCAATGATTGAGATAGATGTGCTGCAGCAGCTTGCCAAGCATGATATTGGTGGCAGCCG TTGTGTACAAATACGGAACTGGTTTGACTATCGTAACCATATCTGTATT GTGTTTGAGAAGCTTGGGCCAAGCTTATATGATTTTCTACGGAAAAACAATTACCGCTCCTTTCCCATTGACCTAGTTCGCGAGCTTGGCAGACGACTGTTGGAATGTGTAGCAT TTATGCATGATTTACGCCTTATCCACACTGACCTGAAGCCTgaaaatattcttttcatttcctctgATTATGTCAAAGTCCCAGACTACAAG GGCTCTTCTCGATCGCCCAAGGACGGTTCATACTTCAAGCGACTGCCTAAATCCAGCGCAATAAAGGTCATTGACTTCGGCAGCACGACTTATGATAGCCAAGACCATAACTACGTCGTCTCAACCAGGCACTATCGGGCACCAGAGGTCATTCTTG gtTTGGGCTGGAGCTATCCATGTGACATTTGGAGCGTTGGGTGCATCCTAGTGGAGCTATGCTCG GGCGAAGCCTTGTTTCAGACGCACGAGAATCTGGAGCATTTGGCTATGATGGAACGGGTGTTGGGTGCAATTCCGCAACATATTCTTAAGAGAGTGGA TCGTCACGCTGAAAAATATGTGAGGCGGGGCACGAGGTTGGATTGGCCCGAAGGGGCAACTTCGAGGGAAAGCATAAAGGCTGTCTCAAAGTTGCCTCGTCTCCAG AATCTCGTGATGCTGCACGTGGACCATTCGGCTGGAGATCTGATCGACCTCTTGCAAGGACTTCTCAGGTACGACCCTTCAGAGCGTCTAACGGCCAGGGAAGCCCTCAGGCATCCTTTCTTCAGCAGGGAACACAGAAGGCTATAA